Genomic segment of Vitis riparia cultivar Riparia Gloire de Montpellier isolate 1030 chromosome 19, EGFV_Vit.rip_1.0, whole genome shotgun sequence:
TGCTAGCTTGAATAGTCTTAGAGCTTGGCTATGATTGGCTCGAACAAATGCAGAGTTGTCTTATATTAGCGACTCCCCTTATGAACCTTAAACCAAAGGacataaaaaaagtaaaaggagaAGGAAGAGAAGGGACTAATAAATGTTATCCTATTAGCAGTGACTTGAAGGAAGGGAGCCAAGTCACTAACTAGAGGAAGGGTCTATGATTGTCGGGTCGTGTTCATGAACCTATAAAGAACTTTTAGAGTTACTTACACTCTTGGAAAAGCACTGAAAGACTGACTTATAACCCCTCACAGAAAAAGGGACTCTGCTTAAAGGAATTTCAGATGGGTCTTTGGACATACTTTGACAACGGGTGACAACTCCTCCAATATGATGCACTAAAATAACCCTGGAGTGTTTAATTATTGAAGTTCCGAATATGataaatctttttatttgttattattcattctaattaaaatatttcattaaaaagcaATTTCACATTCATTGAGCACTGAAAGATTATCATCTTACCCTATCAAGCAAATAATAGTTCAACCTATAAAGTTGCCTGTTAACTCATTTTTCAagaatgataaatttattattgtaaaGAAAAAGTACAAATATATCTCACGTTGCCATTGTCATTCTGTCCATGCGagtgattgatttttttttttcccttgtctTGAATTCATGACTCTCAGTACACAGTTGACTTTTTAGGGTTTCGGATCCCAATtattcttatttgaaaaaggcCCTGATACATTAGCATGTTATTATTTCGTCCCATCTTAGTCAACTTTTTCGAGCTGATCATGTTATCCAATTGAGGGGGTTCCTGATGAGCTAAGGAAGCTGTGGACCCATGAAGATAACAGACAATGAATAGAAGAAAAGACTACTGACAGGTTGGGGAACCACGCGTCGAGACCACAAGGAAACTAACAATGAGTAATTGGGTCTGCTCTCCTGGGTGCCCAAATCCAAACACAGAACATGCTGTAAGAAAGGACCCTTAAAAAGATCTGGGAATTGAAAAGTCGCATTCATTCTGCAAAACCTTgccttgaaaattttaattttttgcttctCTTTTACCACAATCCCGCAAATGGAATGTGTGATTGCATGCCTGAGTTCTGCAGTATCATCGTTTTCTGAACATCTTTGTGGCTTGATCTGCTCCAAAGTTGGGAATCCCTTCACGTTCAAGTCTAATTATAGTCATCTGCAACAGGAGCTGCAACGTCTAAACGATCTGAAATCCACAATGGACAGGGACCACGATGAATCGGTTCCAGGAGTAAATGACTGGTCgagaaatgttgaagaaactGGCTGTAAAGTGAGACCGATGCAAGCAAAGATAGAAGCCAACAAAGAGAGGTGTTGTGGTGGCTTCAAAAATCTCTTTCTGCAAAGCAGGGAAGTGGTAAAGGCACTGAAGGAGGTACGAAGACTTGAGGTACGTGGAAATTGCCTTGCCAATTTGCTGGCTGCCAATCGTCAAGCAAGGGCAGTGGAGCTTATGCCTGTGGAATCAATTGATCATCAGCCAGCAGCATCCAAAAATTTAGCCACAATTATGAATCTGCTGAATGATGATGCAGTTAGAACGATTGGGGTATGGGGTAAGGGAGGAATAGGCAAAACTACTCTGGTTAAGAATTTGAACAACATGCTTAAGGATGCTTCTTCAACTACTCCACCTTTTAGCTTTGTCATATGGATCACCCTCTCCAGGGATTGGGACCTCAAAAGCATCCAGACACAGATTGCTCGGAGATTGAATATGAAGGTGAATACCGAAGACAGCACTGAGAGTCTGGCTGCCAGATTGTGTGAAAGACTGAAGAGGGAAGAAAAGTTTCTCCTCCTTCTGGATGatgtttggaaggaaattgaTTTGGATGCTTTGGGTATTCCCCGACCTGAAGACCACGCGGCTTGTAAAATCATATTGACTACAAGATTTTTAGACGTTTGCCGGGGGATGAAGACTGACAAAGAGATTGCCATTCATGTCCTAAACGATGATGAAGCTTGGAAATTGTTCTGTAAAAATGCAGGGGAGGCAGCCATTTTAGCAGGCGTTGAAACAGTTGCGAGGGCAATAACTAAGGAGTGTGGAGGATTGCCCTTAGCAATAAATGTGATGGGAACATCCATGCGAAAGAAGACTAGTAAACACCTGTGGGAGTATGCATTGAAGGAGCTGCAAAGTTCAGTGCCGCATAACATCTACGGGGTAGAGGATAGGGTTTACAAGCCTTTAAAGTGGAGTTATGATTCCTTGCGAGGTAACATCCAATCTTGCTTTTTGTATTGCTCTTTATATCCTGAGGATTTCTCAATTGATATAGGCGAACTTGTACAATGCTGGCTGGGGGAAGGGCTTTTAGATGTAGATGAACAACAAAGCTATGAGGATATCTACAAAAGTGGAGTTGCTTTAGTTGAAAATCTCCAGGATTGTTGCTTGCTGGAAAATGGTGATGGTGGCAGAAGCCGCACTGTGAAGATTCATGATGTAGTTCGTGATGTAGCTATTTGGATTGCCTCCTCGGATGATAAATGTAAATCTCTGGTTCAATCGGGAATTGGATTGAGCAAAATCCCAGAGTCCAAGTTGACAGAGTCTCTCAAGAGAATTTCTTTCATGGATAATGAATTAACAGCGCTGCCTGATCGTCAGATAGCTTGCCCAGGGGCCTCCACTTTACTTGTACAGAATAATCGCCCCCTTGAGATAGTTCCCGAGGAATTCCTGCTTGGATTTCAATCACTCAGGGTCTTGAATCTAAGTGAAACCCGCATCCAGCGATTGCCTCTCTCCCTCATCCACCTTGGTGAACTTCGTGCCCTTTTATTAAGCAAATGTGTTAGGCTCAATGAACTACCCCCTGTGGGGCGGCTTAGTAAACTACAAGTGCTTGATTGCAGCTACACTAATATCAAGGAATTGCCAGCAGGGCTAGAGCAGCTGAGCAACTTACGGGAGTTAAACTTGTCATGCACTGATGGGTTGAAAACCTTCCGAGCTGGATTGGTATCAAGGTTGTCTAGTTTAGAGATTCTAGACATGAGAGACAGTAGCTATAGATGGTGTCTGAAGACAGAGACAAACGAGGGAAAAGCAACACTTGAGGAGCTAGGATGCCTGGAGCGATTAATTGGTTTAATGGTAGACTTGACTGGCTCCACATATCCCTTTTCGGAATATGCTCCTTGGATGAAACGATTGAAAAGCTTTAGAATTAGTGTATCTGGAGTTCCATGCTATGTTCCATGCTATGTTTGGACAGACCTATTGTTTTTCATGAAGGAAGTATCTGGAGTTCCGTTCATGAATAGTTTTAAGAAAGatggaaattttgaggaaagaGAGGTTCTACTTTCCAGACTGGATCTGTCAGGCAAATTGAGTGGATGGTTGTTAACATATGCGACAATTCTTGTACTGGAATCATGCAAGGGGTTAAATAATCTGTTTGATAGTGTTGGGGTCTTTGTTTATCTCAAGTCACTTTCTATTTCATCTTCCAACGTCAGGTTTAGGCCACCAGGAGGATGCTGTGCCCCAAATGACCTACTTCCAAATCTGGAGGAACTTTACCTCAGTTCTCTCTATTGCCTAGAGAGCATTTCAGAATTAGTCGGGACTCTTGGACTCAAATTCTCAAGGCTAAAAGTAATGAAGGTGCTCGTTTGTCAGAAACTAAAGTATCTTCTCTCTTGTGATGATTTTACTCAACCCTTGGAAAAGCTGgaaataattgatttacaaatgtgTGAAGATTTGAATGATATGTTCATACACAGTTCAGGGCAGACCTCAATGTCAAATCCTGTTGCTCCAAACTTGCGGGAAATACACTTAAAAAGGCTTCCCAAATTGAAGACTTTAAGCAGACAAGAAGAAACATGGCAACATCTAGAGCATATTTATGTGGAAGAGTGTAAAAGTCTGAAGAAGCTACCTCTGAATGAGCAAAGTGCAAATACCTTGAAAGAGATAAGAGGAGACATGGAGTGGTGGAAGCAATTGGAGTGGGGTGATGATGTTACTAGCTCCACTCTCCAGCCTCTTTTCAAAGGTCCAAGCTACTACTAGTTCTGAAGACAACTTGGAGAAGGTGGTTCAAACACAGCTTCTTCTTATGGGGAATAAACCCTGGCATTGATCATGTGAGCTCTCCTGTCACCTAGTACATCACTCTtctatttcatttctttaacgTATATAGTTTATTCTGCAGCATTAAGTGCTGTACATTTCTCCTTCTTACTTCCACTATATCCTTAGCAAAATACTTTAACCATGTTTATAAGGAGTTGATCGCATCCTGACTTATAGAGATCTATAATTAGTTTTCATTACCTCTACATAGTTTGAGCTATAGAAACTTGGAAACTCGAACAAGAAGCTGAGGTATACACTTCTCTTTAACACAATCCTTAGAAGTTATAAACATATGACAAAATtgagattatgtttggttttaagaaattaccaagaaaaaaaaataaaattcaagagtACAATTTTCATACCCAAGCAAGAAAACTTGCCGATTGATGTTTCCTTCATATTCTAACTTGTCAAAGCCAGCCCATTGCACCtttatttcataaaagaaaataaaaaaagagccGGCACCACCACTATCAGCTTCAAGACagaagaactctaaatgaaaaaaaaatctatccaACATGAATTAATAATCAGCAGGAGAATTTAAAGTAGTCCATTGTCCAATAAAAAATTTGCAATGTGTCATCAGCGTGGCCTCTGTTCTTTAGAAAAGGGCTGGAGTTTGGACTGGATATCAATACTATCCCACTCCAATTGGTTGCACCGCTCCAATTCGCCTACTATTTCTTTCGTGGCATCTGCACTTCTCTTACTGAGAGGTAATGTCTTGTGGCTACCACATCCTATCACTACAACATAAGCTAGATGCGGCCATGTCTCCCGTTGTCTGCTTAAACTCTTTAATTTGGGAAGGTTTGTCAACTTTATTCTCTGTAGGCCTGGAACAGTCGGATTGGCAACTGAGTTCGATGCTTGGCTGCATTTGAAGAGGTTAACTCTACCTTGGGACAGGACGAGACCTTGAGGTCTTCCAGGCTCTCTAAGGTTAAACACAATCGATGCATGAGGGGATATCTTGTGGAAGCAAAGTTGATATCTTTGAACGCTGCATCACAAATACGTgaatattaataacaaaaataaagttgGTTTAGTGGCACTCaaccaaaatattaaaaaatgttgctTTATCAATGAAAAATTGCCAATTTTGTGGAAATATTGGACCATTGAAATTTCTCCCCCACTTGTAGTGTTGGAAGCCATAGATGCATGATGTTTTAGTGATCTGGACTATCAAAAAGGTAAACTACGGGATAGAAAGGAATTGTGACTTACATGAATTGGAAGAGGTAAGCTACCAAAGAAGAGCACAGAAGAGAACTAAGTCCTGCCATGATCATGATCAAATATATTGATTCAAAGCTCCATCTCTTTCCTGCCAAATTTAGCCcctttatataaatatataattattcatgttttttttttcttttttttttttttaaggtagaaaaaatgaaacaatgaGATTAAGTAAGTATAAAAGCATGGTGTATGGCGCAGAGGTGCTGataaatttaacttaaactCATCTTAagctattaaatattaagtatcAAGTTGTACCAAGTATCCACGTCGTGTATTCCGGGGTAAAGCAATAACTCAACTTTGAACATCAAATCTAGCTTCAGCTTTACTTAAATTAACCATTGTATCTGTGAATACCACTAAGATAAGGTGAAGATGAAATGCATAGAATTCACATACCATATCTGGCTAAGGGGCAGCTGGTCTGGAGTACAGGTCTGCCAAGCTTCAACTTGGCCTGAAGTTTTTCAGATCAAGTGAGCTTGGAAAAAGGGCTGGAGGCTCAACCGGGTGCTGTCATCATCCCACTCCAATTGGTTCCACCACTCTTGTTCTCCTCTTATTTCCTTTATTGTGGTTGCACTTTGCCTATTGAGAGGTAGCTTCTTGAGAAGACCACACCGAGACACTTGAAGATGCTCCAGATGGGGCCATGACTCTTCTTGTCTGCAAAAGGTCCTCAGATTGGGAAGGCCATGCAAGTCTATCACCCGTAAGTTTGGAACAACAGGATCTGAAATTGAGGTGTCCCCTGAACTGTATAGGAAGAGATCACCCAGGTCCTCACAATGGCTTAAGCTGACTTCATCCAGGTTGTCTAAGCTCAGAATGAAACCACCATAAGCTAACAGATACTTTAAGCTGGGACACAAGGTCACCTCCATCACTCTCAGCCTTGAGAATCTAAGTCCAAGATGACCAACTAATTCTGAAATACTCTCCAGAAAAGTGAGATCATGAAGGTAAAGTTCTTCTAGATTTGGAAGTAGGTCATATTGGGAACCACATCCTCCTGCTGGCCGAAAGCTGGTAGCAGAATGCATAATAGTAAGTTTCTTTAAACTAGCAAAGCAATCAACCTTGCTGATGGCTAAGGTTTCAAGCATCAGATTTAGGCCCCTGCAGGAATCCAAGAACAGAGAACTTGCATTAGTTAACCACCACCCAAGAAATTCCCTCGATAGATCGAGATGACCAAAAGACATCATTCTTTCATCAAAATGCCCATGTTCATATACATCACAGATACTTAAACCCACACAGATTTTGAAGCTTTTCAGTCTTTTTATCCAGGCAATACTCTCCAAAGGACATTTGGTGCTCTGAACATTAATGTACAAACCCGTTAACTGCCTGAGATTTGCTAGCTCCTCAAATTCTGCTTGTCcatgtttttcctttcctttcataCCCCACTTGTAGTTACCTCCTCTCATGTCTAGAACCTCTAAACTAGACAACCCAGAGAAGACTCCAGCTTGAATGGTTGTCAACTGCTTGGTTCTTGATAGATGCAACTCCCTTAAGTAGCTCAATTGCTCCATCCCTTCAGGTAATTCCTTGATGTTAGTAGAGGCACAGTCAATCACTTGAAGTCTACTAAGCCCTCCTACAGGGGGTAATTCTTCAAGGAAACTGCAATTCCTTAAAAGGAGAGCACGAAGTTCACCAAGATGGACAAGGGAAAGTGGCAACCTCTGGATGCGGGTTCCAGATAGATTCAAGACTTTGAGTGCTGGAAAGCCTCGTAGGAATCCTTCTGGAACTTTTTCAAGGGGACTATTACCTTGCAGAAGTAAAGCTGATGCCTCTGGGCAGTTTATCCCACAGTCAGGCAGCCATGATATTTGGTTATTCATGAAAGAAATTCTCTTGAGAGACCTTGTAAATTTGTACTCTGATATTTTGCTCAGCCCAATTCCTGATTGAACAAGGGATTTACATTCATCCTCCAGGGAGGATGCAATCCATATAGCAACATCCCGAACAACATCATGCATTTTCACAGTGGTGTCCTTCCGGCTACCATGTTCCAACAAACAGCAGTCCTTCAAATTCTGAACCAAGGCAAATCCTCTATTGTACATAACTTCATAGCTTTGATCCTCGTCTATCAAGCCTTCCACTATCCAATATTGCACAAGCTGACTTATTTCAATTGAGAAATCCTCaggaaataaagaacaatacAGGAAACAATATTTGATGTTCATACCTTGTAGTGAGTCATAACTCCATTTCAAGGTCCGATAAACCTTATCCTCAACCCCTTCAATATTACTCGGCACAGACTTTTGCAGCTCATTCAAGGCATCCTTCCAGAGCTCAACCATTTGTTTTCCCCTCATGGATGTCGCCATGATGTTTATCGCCAACGGCAATCCAGCACATTCTTGAACAATTGCCTCTGCTAGTGGTTTAATATGTTCTAATTCAGCTACCATGCCTGCATTTTGACAAAACAATTTCCAAGCTTCATCATCAGTCAAGACATCCACTTTAACATCTTGATCAGTCTTCATCTCTCGACAAACATTCAAAGGTCGACAAGTCAATATGATCTTACCACCCTTTGTATCTTCAGGCTGTGGGACGCCTAAAGCATCCAAATCGATTCCCTTCCAAACATCATCCAGAATGAGGAGAAAACTGTCTTGCTTTCTCAGTTTCTGGAGCAATTGAATAGCTAGAGTCTGGATGCTTTCATCTTTTTTCACTTCCATCCCCAATCTCTTTGCAATATCTGTTTGGATCCTTTTCAAATCCACCTCCTTGGACACTGTACTCCATATGACCAAGCCAAAAGTGTTGTTTGGATCATTCCTGAGCTTGTTGTTCAAGTTCCTTACCAAAGTAGTCTTGCCCACGCCTCCCATACCCCAGATACCAATCCTCCTAACTCCATCATCATTCAGAAGATCCATGACTTTTTTTAAGGTTCTTGAGGCTGTGGTTTGATCTTCGATCGACGGCCCTGGTATATGCTCCACTGCTCGTTTTGCACAACTCACAGCCACTATCCTGGCAAGGCAACCCCTGGTTGTAGAATAAACACGGCTACAAAGATGTCGAGCAGCTTCTGCTATAAGTGCACCCACTATTGAAGCCACAACTTCCATTgcaaaattttggtttaaaaaaaagaaaagaaaagaaaaaaagaatacaGATGCTTACAACAATTCTGATGAAGATGGGAATTTGCAGTTCAGAATTTACAGAGAGGCTGAAAGTCTTGAACTCAATCCCAGTCTCTCAGGAATGTAATTCAAAGCTAAATTAAACACGAATAACGTCAGCCAAAAGGCTACAGGGATAAGCAttgggagaaagaaaaaaaaaaaaaaaaaattgaaggaaagaaaacaaaagaaaagagaggTGAAGATGGACTATGGTGCTTACAATGATTTTCCATGTTATCAGTTGCTGTAAagcaaaaataatgtaaatcaCAAGGCAGCAgtagggaaaggaaaaagagaaggtaGATGGCCCACCatgcttaaaattatttgtcgTCCATCATTATTGCATGTTGAATATCCACTTGCAGGTCCAGTCAACATAGGTGGAGTACTTAGACCAAATTTTGGAATGAGGTCTACAAATGATGTTCAGATTTAATAAACATTCAATTATCAATTGTCTAgtaatacaataaaaataatgataagtctaactaatatttttcttttactaatatttattttagaaaattgtaaGATGCTCTTTCCACGTGCATCCAAGTTACAATTCCATTACTTTATATGTGTAACAAAATTTTAACCGTGGGATAAACCTAAAAAGAAATGGGACTCATGgctatgtaaaaaaatataagatagagagaaataaaatttatggacTGGAACTGTTTTTTcgaatatttttctattttttagaataaaaaatcataaaaaacgtatttaataactaaaaactattttctgttcctaaaaatataaaatatagtatttttaaataatatattttaattattttctaagaattgttttaagaaataattatataaatatgtagaataattaaaaacaaaacactacatataaaaactattatataaatatataaaacaattaaaaataaaatattacatacaaaaattatttttaaatatgtccTTAAAACTTTATGTTGGTTTTGTTCCAAATCTATGAGACTAATAGAAGGAGTAGAATGGTTCCCGACCATGTTTGATCCACTCTATGATAGTCCACCATGTAAGATTCTCAAAGCTATCAAGATGGTACACATACCACATGCCTGGTCACGTGGCACTTTGTGTGGATCATGGAAGAGCTTGGTTTTGTCCTTTCTACCATTTCAATCCTAACAAGATTCTCTTTTACCCTTTCAATTCGAGGCCTTTTGGCTTCCTTTGAGGAGTgctttataaaatagttttgaaaaaacagctttttaaaattattacttaatattttataaaaaaaactaaaaaaatattttttaaaaatatctaatttcctttttgttttaattttaaataataaaaattgttttaaaatactGATGTcaaacatgatttttatttcttttttctagcGGAGTAgcaaaagaagggaaaaagaaattaaataaagtttcaaatttgaatgataaaatgatCTTTTAAACAATTGGACCCAACTAACGAGGCCTATTGAATAATGGTGCGACTTGATCCACATTGACTTTGATAGGAAGAGGATGAGGCAGAGCGATGACAAGAGCCCTTAAAAAACTGTGGTTCCATGTTCAATGATGAACCCAcaatattcataaaattcatTTCTCTTTAAGCCACTCATTTGCTTTGATATGGTCATTTTCGACTTTATATCTTCGGTCGTTTAAAAGGTTCATCCCCCATGTGACATATGCATGTATACTGCATATTTACCATGATTTGACATATTAGCTGCTCAACAGAAAGACCAGAAAGAATcttgagttttgggtcaaaatggcccatttttgaaacttaatgttgaaaatgagcacattttgaaactattgttcaaaatggCCTCTTTGATGCCATGTAGGCAccacatcattaaaaaatattttttttttcgtcattatagtgaaagccgcagttgggaaatgcggcttcatttttgcactaaagccgcagttgggaaatgcggcttcatttttgcactaaagccgcagttggcaaacgcggcttcatttttgtactaaagccgcatttgccaaacgcggcttcattttttaactaaagccgcGGTTGGCAACCGCGGctttagttcatttttatttaaatttaaaatttaattaaaaaattattaaattacaatttatgaatgaaatttaaaaatatacttaaataataaattatttatatttaaatttaaaattctagtattacttcaacaaacataaattgataaatagaagatattataaatgaatgttttatttattaataaattaataatcttaaaataataaatttatataacatataaataatatataaaattgtataatttattaatttaaaatatttaatttgttaatttttaagatattaatttatttatattatgataaatttatctttatcgaaataatagtatagtagttaataactgagatttcaattataatattttttttttactttccaatttaattaaaaactattaaatcacaatttatgattgaaatttaaaaaatatacttaaataaaaaattatttatatttaaacttaaaaatatagtattacttcaacaaacataaattaataaatagaagatattataaatgaatgttttatttattaataaattaataatcttaaaataataaatttatataacatataaataatatataaaattgtataatttattaatttaagatatttaatttgttaatttttaagatattaatttatttatattatgataaatttatctttatcgaaataatagtatagtagttaataactgagatttcaattataatattttttttacttttaaatttaattaaaaactattaaattacaatttatgattgaaattttaaaaatatacttaaataaaaaattatttatatttaaacttaaaaatctagtattatttcaacaaatataaattgataaatagaagatattataaatgaatatttgatttattaataaattaataatcttaaaataataaatttatataacatataaataatatataaaattgtataatttattaatttaagatatttaatttgttaatttttaagatattaatttatttatattatgataaatttatctttatcaaaataatagtataaataaataatttttaattaagtatattttttaaatttcaatcataaattgtgatttaatagtttttaattaaattggaaagtaaaaaaaaaattataattgaaatctcagttattaactactatactattatttcgataaagataaatttatcataatataaataaattaatatcttaaaaattaacaaattaaatattttaaattaataaattatacaattttatatattatttatatgttatataaatttattattttaagattattaatttattaataaataaaacattcatttataatatcttctatttatcaatttatatttgttgaagtaatactagaattttaaatttaaatataaataatttattatttaagtatatttttaaatttcattcataaattgtaatttaataattttttaattaaattttaaatttaaataaaaatgaactaaagCCGCGGTTGCCAACCgcggctttagttaaaaaatgaagccgcatTTGGCAAATgcggctttagtacaaaaaAGAAGCCGCGTttgccaactgcggctttagtgcaaaaatgaagccgcatttcccaactgcggctttagtgcaaaaatgaagccgcgtttcccaactgcggctttcactataatgacgaaaaaaaaaaattttgaatgatgTGATGCCTACGTGGCATCAAGGAGGccattttgaacaatagtttcaaaatgtgcccattttcaacattaagtttcaaaaatgggtcattttgacccaaaactcaaaAATCTTCGCTGAAGTAGTTGCTGGACATGGGAGCATTGGGTTCAATGTGAATGCGACGGgagaattaaaaactaattttgagacaatttttattaaacaaagaattgttattaaaaacaatttttaaaatttttttatgaaatgattTCTTGGATTcctctaaaaacatttttatgaatttttattaaaaagaatactTTCTCaaacattaattttattaaaacatgattGTTGaagagtttattttattaaaacaaaatttttgaataaaactaaatagaaataaggaaagaaaatgtaCATCCAAGCCTAGTTAATGTTCTCCTTTTACTTAGGTTTCATGTCCCAATTATAACTTTCCtcaatctttttttcttctatgaaATTCGATCAATATATGAGTAGTGGAATGAGCTACAAATCTATATAAGAATAGTGGAAtgaactaaatataaaaaaatgtacaaaacttccgaaaacaatatttaaattaatgaaataaaccTCACCATAAAATGGATTCAAATTAGTAAATAAAGTAG
This window contains:
- the LOC117908093 gene encoding disease resistance protein At4g27190-like encodes the protein MECVIACLSSAVSSFSEHLCGLICSKVGNPFTFKSNYSHLQQELQRLNDLKSTMDRDHDESVPGVNDWSRNVEETGCKVRPMQAKIEANKERCCGGFKNLFLQSREVVKALKEVRRLEVRGNCLANLLAANRQARAVELMPVESIDHQPAASKNLATIMNLLNDDAVRTIGVWGKGGIGKTTLVKNLNNMLKDASSTTPPFSFVIWITLSRDWDLKSIQTQIARRLNMKVNTEDSTESLAARLCERLKREEKFLLLLDDVWKEIDLDALGIPRPEDHAACKIILTTRFLDVCRGMKTDKEIAIHVLNDDEAWKLFCKNAGEAAILAGVETVARAITKECGGLPLAINVMGTSMRKKTSKHLWEYALKELQSSVPHNIYGVEDRVYKPLKWSYDSLRGNIQSCFLYCSLYPEDFSIDIGELVQCWLGEGLLDVDEQQSYEDIYKSGVALVENLQDCCLLENGDGGRSRTVKIHDVVRDVAIWIASSDDKCKSLVQSGIGLSKIPESKLTESLKRISFMDNELTALPDRQIACPGASTLLVQNNRPLEIVPEEFLLGFQSLRVLNLSETRIQRLPLSLIHLGELRALLLSKCVRLNELPPVGRLSKLQVLDCSYTNIKELPAGLEQLSNLRELNLSCTDGLKTFRAGLVSRLSSLEILDMRDSSYRWCLKTETNEGKATLEELGCLERLIGLMVDLTGSTYPFSEYAPWMKRLKSFRISVSGVPCYVPCYVWTDLLFFMKEVSGVPFMNSFKKDGNFEEREVLLSRLDLSGKLSGWLLTYATILVLESCKGLNNLFDSVGVFVYLKSLSISSSNVRFRPPGGCCAPNDLLPNLEELYLSSLYCLESISELVGTLGLKFSRLKVMKVLVCQKLKYLLSCDDFTQPLEKLEIIDLQMCEDLNDMFIHSSGQTSMSNPVAPNLREIHLKRLPKLKTLSRQEETWQHLEHIYVEECKSLKKLPLNEQSANTLKEIRGDMEWWKQLEWGDDVTSSTLQPLFKGPSYY